The Vitis riparia cultivar Riparia Gloire de Montpellier isolate 1030 chromosome 10, EGFV_Vit.rip_1.0, whole genome shotgun sequence genome includes a region encoding these proteins:
- the LOC117923867 gene encoding uncharacterized protein LOC117923867 → MTYECRADKNEEECESQEGDDQSERVEDVQHDGDGVFEFIDEENNNVNVVSSFLALHEAMESEQGRYVSVDGECCDMSNNPDPDDPIEYSPVQYHSTPSLQFENVENIGNVVSSDLTPWGNTNIGNSGGEFMVGQVFNSKADLQHAAKLYSLSQHQEYVVVLSTTKLLVLRCKKAEQSQCPWKLRAMVVKGTTSFAINKYNGPHKCVNPCLNRDHQQLDFILIVAHIQGMIKAQFTLSVAAIQASIVEKFGYQISYKKTSKAKFKALTNLFGDFYKSHAELPHFFIALEQANPGCVVISKTFPGIMENTEIFQQVFWTFQPSIEGFKHCRPVLSIDGTHLNERYKGTLMIAMGCDGNNQLFPLAFALTEGENIDSWEWCLACIRTRVTNRRKLCVISDRHPGIMAAMSDVHLGWSEPYAYHRVCMLHLASNFMTQFKDKILKNLMCRAALATKIENFNKHMNTIRRINAAAQQWLEAIPFEKWALSHDGGRRYGIMTTNMSEVFNSVLKGARSLPVTALVQLTFFRLNSYFVVRREQGANRLASSEEYTPYVDAKMKANVVKAGSHEIVLYDHIQGQFHVKSNRGTKSSSTRGQTYRVNLQEYACTCDMEYRGHSSDPDPLDTSILVLQDRHRSHLVDSGQLASVLTCRQHISRFMREWEMDPRLRPYIIRSGFYGVYHIGHITLDWGLITSLVEIWRPETHTFHLPVREMTITLQNVAVILGLRIMGFPSLAHVI, encoded by the exons ATGACTTATGAGTGTAGAGCagataaaaatgaagaagaatgtgaatcccaagaaggtgatgatcaaAGTGAGAGAGTAGAAGATGTTCAACATGATGGCGATGGGGTGTTCGAATTTattgatgaggaaaacaatAATGTTAATGTTGTTTCATCTTTCTTAGCTCTTCACGAAGCAATGGAAAGTGAACAAGGAAGATATGTCTCCGTGGATGGGGAATGTTGTGATATGTCAAATAACCCAGATCCTGATGATCCAATAGAGTATTCCCCTGTTCAGTATCACTCGACACCATCATTGCAGtttgaaaatgtagaaaacatTGGTAACGTCGTTTCAAGTGACTTGACCCCATGGGGGAACACTAATATTGGAAACTCAGGTGGAGAGTTCATGGTTGGCcaagtttttaattcaaaagcaGATTTACAACATGCTGCGAAATTGTACTCTTTAAGTCAACACCAAGAGTACGTTGTTGTTTTGTCAACTACAAAGTTGTTGGTCCTAAGATGCAAGAAGGCTGAGCAATCGCAATGTCCATGGAAACTTCGTGCTATGGTTGTAAAAGGTACaacttcatttgcaatcaataaatacaatggTCCCCACAAATGTGTAAATCCTTGCTTGAATCGGGATCATCAACAATTAGATTTCATCTTGATTGTTGCTCATATCCAAGGAATGATTAAGGCACAATTCACATTGTCAGTGGCTGCTATTCAAGCAAGTATTGTGGAGAAATTCGGATACCAAATATCATACAAGAAGACATCTAAAGCGAAGTTTAAAGCTCTTACAAACttatttggtgatttttataAGTCACATGCAGAGCTGCCACATTTTTTCATTGCCTTAGAGCAGGCAAATCCAGGATGTgttgtaatttcaaaaacatttcctgGTATTATGGAGAATACAGAAATATTTCAACAAGTTTTTTGGACATTTCAGCCATCTATTGAAGGATTCAAGCATTGTCGACCTGTACTCAGTATTGATGGTACACATTTGAATGAGAGGTATAAAGGCACTTTAATGATTGCTATGGGTTGTGATGGAAATAATCAGTTATTCCCATTGGCTTTTGCCCTAACAGAGGGTGAGAATATTGATAGTTGGGAATGGTGTTTGGCATGTATTAGAACAAGAGTCACTAATAGGAGGAAACTTTGTGTTATATCAGATCGACATCCAGGCATTATGGCTGCAATGAGCGATGTTCATCTTGGTTGGTCTGAGCCATACGCATATCATAGGGTTTGTATGCTTCATCTTGCTAGCAATTTTATGACTCAATTCaaggataaaatattgaaaaatctgaTGTGCAGAGCAGCCTTAGCAACCaagattgaaaatttcaataaacatATGAACACAATTAGGAGGATTAATGCAGCTGCACAACAATGGTTGGAAGCAATCCCTTTTGAGAAATGGGCACTCTCTCATGACGGAGGTCGAAGGTACGGCATCATGACTACAAACATGTCGGAGGTGTTCAATAGTGTGCTTAAAGGGGCTCGTAGCTTACCCGTAACTGCTTTGGTTCAATTGACATTTTTTCGGCTAAATAGTTACTTTGTTGTGAGAAGGGAACAAGGTGCTAATCGACTTGCTTCAAGTGAGGAATACACTCCATATGTTGATGCTAAGATGAAGGCAAATGTGGTTAAGGCGGGATCTCATGAGATTGTTTTATATGATCACATCCAAGGACAATTCCATGTGAAGAGTAATAGGGGTACTAAGAGTAGCTCAACTCGTGGTCAAACATATCGCGTCAACTTACAGGAGTATGCATGCACGTGTG ATATGGAGTATAGAGGACATAGTTCTGATCCAGATCCATTAGATACGTCTATTTTGGTTCTACAGGATAGACATAGGTCTCATTTAGTTGACTCTGGTCAG CTTGCTTCAGTCTTGACTTGTCGACAACATATATCTAGGTTTATGCGGGAGTGGGAGATGGATCCTCGTCTTCGACCTTATATTATTCGATCTGGATTTTATGGTGTATATCATATTGGACACATTACACTAGATTGGGGATTGATCACTAGTCTAGTTGAGATATGGCGTCCTGAGACACACACATTTCACTTACCTGTTAGGGAGATGACCATTACTTTACAGAATGTTGCTGTCATATTAGGTCTTCGTATCATGGGTTTCCCATCACTGGCACATGTGATATAG